Below is a window of Pangasianodon hypophthalmus isolate fPanHyp1 chromosome 28, fPanHyp1.pri, whole genome shotgun sequence DNA.
acactcacacacactcccaaacctgtgtcagaaattacacacacacacacacactcccaaacctgtgtcacaaacacacacacacacacacactcccaaacctgtgtcacaaacacacacacaaacacacacacacactcacaaacacacacacacatatatacacacatatacacactcactcacaaacacacacacacacacacacacacacactcacaagcagATATTTAATGCAGAGAGAAtacactcccaaacctgtgtcagaaattacacacacacacacacaaacacacacactcactcacaaacacacacacacacatatatacacacatatacacactcactcacacacacacacactcacaaacacacacacacacacatatatacacacatatacacactcacacactcacaagcaGATATTTAATGCAGAGAGAAtacactcccaaacctgtgtcagaaacaacacacacaaacacacacacacacactcacacacaaacacacatatacacactcactcactcacaataGTGATGTTAACAGTTTCACAGTAATTTAAAACCTGATAAttgtgtgcaaatgtttgcacacCCATTactctgaaaataaaacaagacgagtttcatttctctccctctctctctcacacacacacacacacacacacacacactttcgtTAATATCACAGGAAGCAAAATGTGTGTTGATAAACAGTGAATTCAAACTGACAAAAACATGGAAGTTTAATCAGCTTCAATGTTTTCATCCACTTTTGCCATGTTTTTGTGTAACAGAGGCCaggaattataataaataatgttttccaGATGTGTTGAAGAACCGCTGACGTTCTGGACAAAGACACAAACACGCTGCGTTCGAATGCGCTCGCGTTTCACTGCGTTTAAATTCCACTCTTACTTTCATCGCGGGTTCTGTCTCATTTCTACTCTCAGTCTGTGTAAAACACAACATGACTGAATCGTTAGCATCTagctgacatttttatttatttattcattttgagtTGCTTAGCAACAGCGTTAGAGGACGTGTACATGTTGAATAATACAGTTTAAGATGCTCATTTTTCCTTTTGGTGTTTCGCAACTTAacttctgatgtttttttctttacatgaaCCAAGATTTCTTATTGCACGATAAACCGCTGAAAAGATTTACACAAGCGCTGACACTacaggtaaacaaacaaacaaacaaacaaacaaggagAAAtcgattatttttttaatctgattttaTTACATCCTGCAGCATCTCTACGCGCAGTCTATCCCGTCACAGCAGAGATcaaaccaaattaaaaaaaaaaaaaaaagaagaagaagaagaaaaaaggcaaaaaaaaaaaaaaaaggggggaaaatatccaacaatttacaatttacagcTAGAAATACAAGAAGGAAAATAATTGAACAACAAAGGATTacaccaaaaaaattaaaaacgtTTTAACAAACAATTCTACTGCAATTTAAAGTAATGGTGAAGGGACATAAAAAATTAGTACGAGTTTCCGTGTCAGAACAAAAAGCAAGGACAAATATTTTCGACTAAAacggaaaaaacaaaaacattttaaagcatcGAGTGTTTCCCCTTCAACACCGTGAAAATCACTGAATAATCATACTGTCCCTCAAAACCACGCCCCCGTGCTGCTTAACCTCTGTTAATTAACATCACTAACGTTACTTCATTATCTGAGATATACACACAATTATGTCAGTTTATTCTGTGTGATTTTGTTCATATGTAAGTacacttgaaaataaaatgtgatttgtaTTTCCCCGATCAACAGAACATACGATAAACCTCAATAAACACACGCATGTGCACACGGAAACGACGAGTCGATTATTTAAAGAGTTCCCTCTCGACCTTATACGacctctccaacacacacacacacacacacacacacacacacacacacacacacacacatgcttgaaTTCTGTCCAATTCTTTGTCTCAGTGCCTGCATTGAAGAGCCCTTCCTCTCGAgcaacgacacacacacacacacacacacacacacacacacacacacacacagatgtgctcAGTAGTGTGAAAGTGAagggagtgtgtatgtgacacCACACAGGCACTAGTCGTTGTGTAACTCTGCTACACGGTTTAGTGCAAGTTGCGTTTCCATTGCGCTCGGGAACAGTAATgggtgattttatttattttattttatttactttttttttttttttttttaaataaatgattgtgTGAAAGACAGAAACATCGATCCATTAAACCTCCCGAAGATCACGTCCTTCATTACCCTCGAGTTGTTTAATGTACATAAGAGTAATCTGTCTGGGATCAGTCCAGAAATAGGCCACGCCCCTATAGGCCACGCCACGCCCCTGTAGGCCACGCCATGCCCCTATAGGCCACGCCCCTATAGGCCACGCCCCTGTGGAAGACACGTCCATTCCCTTGCGAGACGTTAACACTGACGgacagaagaggaggaaaagaagtAAACAGGAGATCACACAGCAGTGGGCGGAGTCACGAGTCTCGTACGCCCCTTTGGTATTTCCTGTTTAAGGTGGTGTGGGGGGCGGGGCGAGAGGGGGAGGGGGCAGGGCAAGGTGAGGGGGCGGGGCGAGGGAGGGGAGGGGATGGGGGGGGGGGTCGCTATTGTTTCGGAGAAAAGACGGATGTACGAGTCCATATGAGCGTCCAGTTTTCCAGCAAGGGGAAAGAATTTCCGATTTGATgcactgttttttccttttgttgtAGTTGCTGGAACAGTCCACTCTACAGACGGGGGTGCACACAGTGCTAATTCAGAAAATATCAGGGCAGCCGTGCCAGTCGCCGTGCTCTTTAGCCTCCCAGTACCCCCCCTTGTAGATATGCGTGGCCTCTCCTGTCACCGGGTCTTCCTGCTGCTCGAACCAAAGGGCCTTGTAGCTGTCCTGTGGGACACCtggttaaaacacacacacacacacacacacacacacacacacacgaagacGACAAGGTCAGCGTTTTTGGTTTCCctcgccaaaaaaaaaaaaaaaaaaaaaaaaagcgtacaCAAGTCATCATTTCAGTCCCAGACGTGCTGCGATTGAGACcaatcaaataaatgaatgtcgACTAAACGTCAAAATAAGATTTctattaaattcattaaaaccCTAAGTCAAAGTAAATTTAGTTTCAATTTAGAGTGTATCgataaaatgaaattaagaaaatagtttaaaataaattaaaagtaaagaatTTCAGTAATCACTGAGCTCTGactaaaatgaaaatcaaaatgtgcagATAAACAAATGCGTCACTTTCACACTCGTTTATTGTTTATTCGTGTAatgggaagattttttttttcctactttgccaaaagtatgttaaataaataaataaataaataaatactaaaggAAGAGGAATTTTGTGATAACCATATGTGAGTTTTCATCATCTGAATTCCCACAAAAACCCTGTCAAAGTGCCACATTTACTAActaaactgaaaataaactgaaaataagttaaaaataaactcTGCATAAAAACAACGAGGACAAACAACAAGACAgacaagaagagaaaagaggagaaaaagacagagatgtGAAGCTCTAAAGAGcatcgagtgtgtgtgtgtgtgtgtgtgtgtgtgtgtgtgtgtggttgtgtgtggttgtgtgtgtgtgttgtacaggttAAAGCTCTGGTACTATTAGTGGAAGCTTCTGTGGTGATTTTACTCTCAACtccaacaaaattaaataatttacactGCAGTCTGATTGGCCCTCTGTACTTTAgtgtatgtgcacacacacacacacacacacacacacacacacacaaacgcacgcacgctcacacacacaggctcccGAGGGGTACACAAACTTCTGACACTATGAGTCTTACGAGAGATACGCGATATGAAGTTTAAAAGTTATTCAGGAGTGATACTCTCGTGCTTTTGTCGGTCACATGACTTCCTGTAAAGCAGGCGGgtttaaacaatattaatacTCTGTTTTGTGTGCGATTGCTCTTGTGAGGGCGAGATGCTTCTCATAAAGATGGTacattttaagtgtgtgtgtgtgtgtgtgtgtgtgtgtgtgtgtgtgtttaaagcgGTACTTGCGTGAGTAAGGGGTGGAGTGTGAGCTGTGCAGCGTGTCGACTGCAGGCACGACCGTgatgatggatggagagatcaggaagaagaagaacacagattaagaaagaaagatgcagtaatgaaaacaggaaatgaggaaaATTTAGATTTTAAGAAGCAGAAGTAGAAGTGAGGAGAGCTGCATATTGGAGTTCTGAAGGACCTGAATACTTGCTTGAGagtgagagatcagaggagggGTCATCAGTACAGGCTGGGAGAGGAAACGGAAAAAACAACGCAATCGTGAACAGGAAGCAgatgaaaaacagagagaagcGAAAATGTCAGTATTAACCAAAACAACAAGGCaggaaggaggagagaaagagaaccgATGAGATGTGACCTGgccaataaaaatacacacctGTCAACCCTGAAGAGGAATAAAGCGCAGTCGTGCGCAGTGAcctactaaacacacactgcattcctGATACACCGCCTTCACAAACCACTCGTCTAACGCCACAGAAAGCGGGAAACGTTTCCACACAGCGCCATTTTCACTGCGGATCTGCTGCCCAaactgtctgactgtctgtgcTGACCGGCTTGACTCCGCCCAGCTCTGCgcaggtaggaggagctggaggaggtcCGACTCCACGCCACAGATTACCGGCTTGACTCCGCCCAGCTCTGCgcaggtaggaggagctggaggaggtcCGACTCCACCCCACAGATTACCGGCTTGACTCCGCCCAGCTCTGTgcaggtaggaggagctggaggaggtcCGACTCCACGCCACAGATTACCGGCTTGACTCCGCCCAGCTCTGCgcaggtaggaggagctggaggaggtcCGACTCCACCCCACAGATTACCGGCTTGACTCCGCCCAGCTCTGCGCAGataggaggagctggaggaggtcCGACTCCACCCCACAGGCTTTATGTTCTGCGGAATGGGCTTCTTGTCCGGCATGGGAAAGCAAACACTgcttttaatcactttctaccGAACCCTACGATGATTAGCTGTAAAGCGTTAGATTTCACACTTCGCTATGTGTCTATTTAAATTTTTGGCTGAAGTGGGCTCCCCTTCCTGCAGTGTGACCAAGAGAACCGAACAGAAACGTGGGCGGAGCTAGAAATCGTCCTGAATCATGTCTCTGAATAGAGCGGCATTCTCCAGTGATCATCAGTGAACGTtaaagtttctctctcttttctcttaaTCTCCTTCTTTCTGCAAACGTtaagaaacacagaaaataaaaacacaactcCTCCTGTTTTGGTTGAATTTTATCATCACCTGAGACACTTCGCACATTCAAGCTTCTCGCTAAGgctaaagtattggcaccccaacTTCGTTTGGGTCACTCACCGCCATTAAACTCCGTAAATTGTATTCAcactaaacattaaacacacctTGACTCACCCATCACTAGACTCCGCCCACACCCTCTAGAAAATCTCCGCCCACTTTCACAAGTACCATCATACGACGGAAGTGATTAGTAACAGTACTTTGCCGAACCGCACCGTCGAATGGAAAAGGAAGAAGGTAAGGAAGAATATGACTGAATGGAAGAAAGagtggggggtgtgtgtgtgtgtgtgtgtgtgtgtgtgtgtgtgtgtgtgtgtgtgtgtgtgtgagtgtgtgagagatgggacagagagagaaggacagagaaaagATGGAGGAAGTACTTGCTTTTTAGAGGCGAGTCAGTTATGGAGTCCTCAATGAGAGCttgagggagacagacagagagagagagagacaggagagtgaaacaggagacagagaaagaaacacagagaactaaaaaaaaaaaaaaattaaattaatacactgggaaaaaaaaaaacatctacaaaaaaaaatattttggcccATTTTGTCCAGAAGAGGACTCACCACGTCTCATCCTCGCCGCGCGTCTCACCCTTAATGTGTGTCTCACCCTTAATGTGTGTCTCACCCTCGCCGCGTGTCTCACCCTCACTGTCTCACCCTCGCCGCGTGTCTCAccctcactgtctcactctcgcCGCGTGTCTCACCCCTCGCCGCGTGTCTCACCCTTAATGCGTCTCACCCTCGCCGCGTGTCTCACCCTTAATGCGTCTCACCCTCGCCGCGTGTCTCAccctcactgtctcactctcgcCGCGTGTCTCACCCTCGCCGCGTGTCTCCCCTTAATGCGTGTCTCACCCTTAATGCGTGTCACCCTCGCCGCGTCTCACCCTTAATGCGTGTCACCCTCGCCGCGTGTCTCACCCTTAATGCGTCTCACCCTCGCCGCGTGTCTCACCCTTAATGCGTGTCACCCTCGCCGCGTGTCTCACCCTTAATGCGTGTCACCCTCGCCGCGTGTCTCACCCTTAATGCGTGTCACCCTCGCGCGTGTCTCACCCTTAATGCGTCTCACCCTCGCCGCGTGTCTCACCCTTAATGCGTCTCACCCTCGCCGCGTGTCTCACCCTTAATGCGTCTCACCCTCGCCGCGTGTCTCACCCTCACTGTCTCACCCTCGCGCGTGTCTCACCCTCGCCGCGTGTCTCACCTCGTCGCGTGTCTCACCTCACTGTCTCACCCTTGCCGCGTGTCTCACCTCCACTGTCTCAACCCTCGCCGCGTGTCTCACCCTCACTGTCTCACCCTCGCCGCGTGTCTCACCCCTTAATGCGTGTCTCACCCTTAATGCGTCTCACCCTCGCCGCGTGTCTCACCCTTAATGCGTCTCACCCTTAATGCGTCTCACCCTCGCCGCGTGTCTCACCCCTCGCCGCGTGTCTCACCCTCGCCGCGTGTCTCACCCTCGCCGCGTGTTCACCCCCTCACTGTCTCACCCTCGCCGCGTGTCTCACCCTCACTGTCTCACCCTCGCCGCGTGTCTCACCCTCACTGTCTCACCCTCGCCGCGTGTCTCACCCTCGCTGTCTCACTCTCGCCGCGTGTCTCACCCTTAATGCGTGTCTCACCGTCGCAGTGTCTCAccctcactgtctcactctcgcAGCATCTCACCCTCGCAGCACGTCTCACCGTCGCCACATGTCTCACCCTCACTGCGTGTCTCACTCACTGCGTGTCTCACCCTCACTGCATCACCTCTGCATGTCCCCGCTCCCATGTCTCACCCCTCACTGCCTTCAGTATTGGCGAGATGagcgcctctctctctctctcccgtctCACAGTGCGCTGTTTCTCCTCCAGCCGCTGTTTCTCAGCGTTGGCTTCATCCACAGCCCCTGTTCCATCAGCTCTGGTCTGGGCGTCGCCGGCTGTCCGTGGGGGCCAGCCCTCTCGGGCTCGTTCAGTGTCAGCGCCAGGGATGAGAAGTAGTACATGttctctgctccatctctgcgggagaacaacacacaaatacaggaTGCGTTACATCTGTTTGACCAGGAGGAATATCAcattacacagagagagacgagagagagagacagagagagagagacagagagagagagtgagacagagagagagagagacagagaaagagagacagaaacagagagagacagaaacagagagagagagagacagagaaagagagacagagaaacagagagagagagacagagaaagagacacagagaaacagagagagagacagagacagagaaagagacacagagaaacagagagagagagagagagagagagagagagagtgagagacagagagaaaaagagagagagagactgggtcTTACGGTAGAGGAGTTTTCTTCCAGAGTTCTCGAGCTCTTGAGCGTCTGGTAGACGGTCTTCTGGCGTCCCTCTGTCCCGTTCTCTCCTCCTCGGCTGCTCTGCATTACACGGGAACACTCCATCTTCTCATCCCACGTCCCCGAGAGCACGTAGTGAGCTTTACCGTCCTTATCCGTCACCACACCTGTAAcctggggggagagagagggagagagagagagagagagagagactaagtGAGCTGGGCACTCTAGCTGTTTAATACCGTTTTATTATTACTGGTCATGAATAAGCTGAGGATGTGACCGGATGTGTCTGGAGTCTCACCTTTCTGGCCACATCTCTGGAGAAGTAGCTGTAGGGAGCGAATTTCAGGTGGCAGCGATCTCCTGTTCTGTGGTTTATCCACATCGATCTCTCCTGACTGCAGAACCGAGAGGAGAGAACCGAGAGAACCGAGGGTTACCCGAGCAACGATGAGCTCAGCAAGTCATACGTGTGCACAGGCGACATCAAACTCGAGGAAATCCCACACAGGCATGAACAAGCACACTTTTTGGAGCACAAGCGAATTTCAGAAAGCATGATGAGCAAATAAAATACGTTTTCTTTCAGAATGAAAAAGGCGACAGTCACTCCTCACACCGTGCGGCGTGTCTCTCTGAGCCCTGAGCTCTGTTCAGACACTATCCCTTTCTCAGGGTGactttataataaaatactcaCACGCCTCCAGCAGGATAAAACTCACCACAGTACATCtgaatgttcatttttatttttcatttattctctcCAGCATATTCCCAAATTAAAAGCAATATTCTTAAAACTATTTAATGCTACAAATGTGATTTAGGACCTAATTTGCAGTTATGAAATATAATCCTACATAAACGAAAACACTGATGGGTGAGGAGCTTTAAGGATTTTCACCCACGACAGTACATAATAATGCAGCCAAAAATCTAAGATGCcgt
It encodes the following:
- the osbp gene encoding LOW QUALITY PROTEIN: oxysterol-binding protein 1 (The sequence of the model RefSeq protein was modified relative to this genomic sequence to represent the inferred CDS: inserted 4 bases in 2 codons; deleted 6 bases in 5 codons), whose protein sequence is MSEPKAAASAPGDTYKGWLFKWTNYIKGYQRRWFVLSNGLLSYYRNQNLPLKCLQKSEPGSKVMLKSEPGCKVMLNSEPGSKASLKSEPGSENKCLLFLHVDEGGVYVDEGGVYVDKGGVYVGGFCLCTPSPPVSVRNIILSTAEMTLTARPRLAPPSPRLALPRLALASDALMFCVVVVLQVNFNEPISMLQRLSEDLEYSELLDRAAKCQSSLEQLCYVAAFTVSSYSTTVHRTGKPFNPLLGESFELDRLQESGYRSLCEQVSHHPPAAAHHAISERGWTLRQEITVASKFRGKYLSIMPLGSIHCIFEKSNNHYSWKKVTTTVHNIIVGKLWIDQSGEIDVINHRTGDRCHLKFAPYSYFSRDVARKVTGVVTDKDGKAHYVLSGTWDEKMECSRVMQSSRGGENGTEGRQKTVYQTLKARELWKKTPLPDGAENMYYFSSLALTLNEPEXGLAPTDSRRRPDQSXDGTGAVDEANAEKQRLEEKQRTVRREREREALISPILKAVRGETWERGHAEVMHSSYLRRAGRSQAGNLWRGVGPPPAPPTCTELGGVKPVICGVESDLLQLLLPAQSWAESSRWRCVETFPAFCGVRRVVCEGGVSGMQCVFSRSLRTTALYSSSGLTACTDDPSSDLSLSSKYSVDTLHSSHSTPYSRVPQDSYKALWFEQQEDPVTGEATHIYKGGYWEAKEHGDWHGCPDIF